A section of the Triticum dicoccoides isolate Atlit2015 ecotype Zavitan chromosome 7A, WEW_v2.0, whole genome shotgun sequence genome encodes:
- the LOC119329598 gene encoding uncharacterized protein LOC119329598: MEMEEQKEAPGFLEVPKDIPVATKPLTIRTNAGYGSSSDRSNPISPAISFTSHLYSPSPPSSAFVSALQSPYISPRVLDPPEPPAQQPHRQLHQESKASSVTTTTAQSPASCSNGSQSEDTDAPSASRTPPSERYDSSGIDPAKISDGGGGGCGGAPPRVSFSFPVPRVSFTRGPVASPSSNAKLRSCDVYIGYHNNGNLGRFCKWLKAELELQGIASFVADRAKYSDAQIHEIADRIICSVAFGVVVVTMSSFLNPFSLEEIRFFAQKKNLIPILFDTEPSEIAGLFDGKLEDKEGKEAFEGLMRCHEFKLEANETNWRSCVSKTVGLLQSKLGRKNIAEKESEGSGGGRIPFPRNRHFVGREKELSEIEGIFFGSSVDIQEVLDCSRGSTTNERSSGVSDGFADEESDTVRTSNAKYISLEMRKCKEPTLEAWIDPVIELSSGKGRSLQKQRSKHRRSRFRCNSKGCGGASVVCINGSSGIGKTELALEFAYRYSQRYKMVLWIGGEARYMRQNILNLSMSLGLDISAEAEKERGRIRSFEEQEIDAFQRVKRELFRDVPYLLIIDNLENERDWWEGKDLHDFIPRNTGATNVIITTRLPRVMNLEPMQLPQLSYIDAMILMKGKLKNDYPADETEVLRKLDERLGRLSFGLSVVGSLLSELMIAPSTLFEAVERISLNENLFPHDANDDGFCRNNSFLIKVLVFCFALMDRAKGGHLTSKMIIAGSWLAPAPVSSTLLAATASKLPMKGSIHLWGESLKTAFLCGTHCFLAPNGRKAEVESALLLVKLGLARKATRHPGCWIQFHPITQLFGKIRGGLAPTTAAVNGVMRAGNPSSYSDHLWASAFLVFGFKSEPPAVQLKAVDMVLFIRKTALPLAIESFMTFSRCGSALELLKVCTNILEEVEKSYTSRMQDWNRGSLSWRKKLQPNHRVDEFIWQEVTLLKATLLETRAKLLLRGGLFDTGEELCRTCISIRTVMLGHGDAQTVAAQETLAKLVRYRSKV, translated from the coding sequence ATGGAGATGGAGGAGCAGAAGGAGGCCCCGGGCTTCCTTGAGGTGCCCAAGGACATCCCCGTCGCCACCAAGCCCCTCACCATCAGGACCAATGCCGGGTACGGCAGCAGCTCCGACCGGTCCAACCCCATCTCGCCGGCCATCTCCTTCACCTCGCACCTctactcgccgtcgccgccgtcctccgccTTCGTATCGGCGCTGCAGTCCCCGTACATCTCGCCCCGGGTCCTCGACCCGCCGGAGCCGCCGGCGCAGCAGCCGCACCGGCAGCTGCATCAAGAAAGCAAGGCCTCCAGCGTCACCACCACCACGGCGCAGTCGCCGGCGTCCTGCTCCAACGGGTCGCAGTCCGAGGACACCGACGCGCCGAGCGCGTCCCGCACGCCGCCGTCCGAGCGGTACGACTCCAGCGGCATCGACCCGGCCAAGatttcagacggcggcggaggcggctgtgGCGGCGCGCCGCCGCGCGTGTCCTTCTCGTTCCCCGTGCCGCGGGTGTCCTTCACCAGGGGCCCCgtggcgtcgccgtcgtccaacgccAAGCTCCGGAGCTGCGACGTGTACATCGGCTACCACAACAACGGCAACCTCGGCAGGTTCTGCAAGTGGCTCAAGGCGGAGCTGGAGCTGCAGGGCATCGCCTCCTTCGTGGCTGACCGGGCGAAGTACTCCGACGCGCAGATTCACGAGATTGCTGACCGGATTATTTGCTCCGTGGCATTCGGCGTCGTGGTGGTCACCATGTCAAGCTTCCTCAACCCCTTCAGCCTCGAGGAGATCAGGTTCTTTGCTCAGAAGAAGAACCTCATCCCTATACTGTTCGACACCGAGCCGTCGGAGATTGCCGGGCTGTTTGATGGCAAATTGGAGGACAAGGAAGGGAAGGAAGCATTCGAAGGGCTGATGCGGTGCCACGAGTTCAAGCTCGAGGCGAATGAGACCAATTGGAGAAGCTGCGTGTCAAAGACAGTCGGTCTGCTGCAGTCCAAGCTTGGCAGGAAGAACATTGCTGAGAAGGAGAGTGAGGGGTCCGGAGGCGGGCGCATACCCTTCCCACGTAACCGGCATTTCGTCGGAAGGGAGAAAGAGCTGAGTGAAATCGAGGGGATATTCTTTGGATCCTCGGTGGATATCCAGGAAGTGTTGGACTGCTCAAGGGGCTCCACTACAAATGAAAGATCCAGCGGCGTGTCTGACGGCTTTGCCGACGAGGAGAGCGACACGGTGAGGACGTCTAATGCCAAGTACATCAGTTTGGAAATGCGCAAATGCAAGGAGCCAACATTGGAGGCCTGGATCGATCCGGTGATCGAGCTGTCGTCGGGGAAAGGTAGAAGCCTTCAGAAGCAGAGATCAAAGCACAGGAGGTCAAGGTTCCGGTGCAACAGCAAGGGCTGCGGCGGTGCCAGTGTGGTCTGCATCAATGGCTCCTCCGGCATTGGCAAGACAGAGCTGGCATTGGAGTTTGCTTACCGGTACTCCCAGCGGTACAAGATGGTGCTGTGGATTGGAGGGGAGGCTCGGTACATGAGGCAGAACATACTCAACTTATCCATGAGCTTGGGATTGGATATCAGTGCTGAGGCTGAGAAGGAGAGGGGCAGGATTAGGAGCTTTGAGGAGCAGGAGATCGATGCATTCCAGAGGGTAAAGCGGGAGCTGTTCCGGGATGTGCCCTACTTGCTTATCATTGACAACCTTGAAAACGAGAGGGATTGGTGGGAAGGCAAGGACCTCCATGACTTCATCCCAAGGAACACCGGAGCGACGAATGTCATTATCACCACGCGGTTGCCACGCGTGATGAATCTTGAGCCGATGCAGCTGCCACAGCTCTCATACATTGATGCGATGATCTTGATGAAGGGTAAGCTTAAGAATGACTATCCAGCCGACGAAACAGAAGTACTCAGGAAGCTGGACGAGCGGTTGGGCAGGCTGAGCTTTGGTCTGTCGGTCGTCGGTTCACTGCTCTCCGAGCTCATGATCGCTCCTTCCACTCTGTTTGAGGCTGTTGAGAGAATATCATTGAACGAGAACTTGTTCCCCCATGATGCCAACGACGACGGCTTCTGCCGTAACAATTCCTTCCTGATAAAGGTGCTGGTCTTCTGTTTTGCCTTGATGGACCGAGCGAAAGGAGGACACCTGACATCGAAAATGATCATCGCCGGTTCTTGGCTGGCTCCTGCACCCGTGTCGTCTACGCTGTTGGCCGCCACGGCGAGCAAGCTACCGATGAAAGGCAGCATTCACCTCTGGGGTGAGTCCCTGAAGACTGCATTTCTATGTGGCACACATTGCTTTCTTGCTCCTAACGGCCGAAAAGCTGAGGTGGAGTCAGCACTCTTGCTTGTTAAGCTCGGGCTGGCAAGAAAGGCGACCCGGCATCCTGGTTGCTGGATCCAGTTCCACCCGATCACGCAGCTCTTCGGCAAGATCAGGGGAGGCTTGGCGCCGACCACCGCAGCCGTGAACGGGGTGATGAGGGCCGGCAACCCCTCGTCGTACTCAGACCACCTGTGGGCTAGTGCATTCCTTGTGTTTGGCTTCAAGTCTGAGCCACCTGCCGTTCAGCTCAAGGCGGTGGACATGGTGCTCTTCATAAGGAAGACGGCCCTGCCCCTGGCGATCGAGTCCTTCATGACCTTCTCGCGGTGCGGCTCGGCCCTGGAGCTGCTCAAGGTGTGCACCAACATCCTGGAGGAGGTGGAGAAGTCCTACACGTCGCGGATGCAGGACTGGAACCGCGGCTCGCTGTCCTGGAGGAAGAAGCTGCAGCCGAACCACCGCGTCGACGAGTTCATCTGGCAGGAGGTGACGCTGCTCAAGGCGACGCTGCTCGAGACAAGGGCAAAGCTCCTGCTCCGAGGCGGGCTGTTCGACACCGGCGAGGAGCTGTGCCGGACCTGCATCAGCATCCGGACGGTGATGCTCGGGCATGGCGACGCCCAGACGGTGGCCGCTCAGGAGACGCTGGCGAAGCTGGTCAGATACAGGAGCAAGGTATGA